A segment of the bacterium genome:
ATGGCCACAGATGGACGCGGACGCGACGTCCTCCCTGCGCGTCCAGCCGGCCCCGTGTGCCTCCGCGCGGCGGGATCTGGTCGGGATCCCTCCCGGAGGCGAGGGGCCGCAGCAGATCCCGGTTGACGCTCCCGCGCAATGTGCGATAGCTGGGAACGGTGATGATCGCGTCGCAGACCCGGAGCTGGTTTTTTGGGTACTTTACCTGGCGCCGCCCAGGGCTGCGGGAGGGTCTCACCTCGGCATAGCGCCGCCGAGCCAACCGACGACACCCGAAGCCCTGGGGCAATCCCCAGGGCTTTTTTGTTTTCTGGAGCTGTCATGCACCACAGCGAAGCCATCGAAGACCGCAACCTCGCCGCCCTGCGGCCGCTGCCGCCGCCGCGCGACGTGAAGGCGGCGTTGCCGCTCACCGACGCCGCGGCGTCGACCGTGCTCGCCGGGCGGGCCGCCATCCGCGACGTGCTGCACGGGCGCGACACCCACCGCCTGGTGGTGATCGTCGGGCCGTGCTCGATCCACGATCCGGACGCCGCGCTCGACTACGCCCGGCGCCTGCGGCGGGTGGCCGACGCGACCCGTGATTCGCTGGTGCTGGTGATGCGCACCTACTTCGAGAAGCCGCGCACCACCGTCGGTTGGAAGGGATTGATCAACGACCCGCTGCTCGACGGCTCGTGCGATCTCCCCGCCGGCCTGCACCTGGCGCGCCGCATCCTGCTCGACATCAACGGCATGGGCATCGCCTGCGCCGGCGAGATGCTCGACCCGATCGTGCCCCAGTACATCGCCGACCTGCTGAGCTGGGTCGCGATCGGCGCCCGCACGACGGAGAGCCAGACGCATCGCGAGATGGCGAGCGGGCTCTCGATGCCGGTGGGGTTCAAGAACGGCACCGACGGCGGGCTCCAGGTGGCGCTCAACGCGATGATCTCGGCGCGCCACCCGCACAGTTTCCTCGGCATCGACCGCAACGGCGCCGTGAGCGTCGTCCAGACCACCGGCAACCCCGACCGCCACATCGTCCTGCGCGGCGGCGCCGGCGATCCGAACTACGGCCCGGAGGCGATCGCGCGCGCCGCCCGGCTGCTCGCCGACGAGGCCATCGCGCGGCCGATCATGATCGACTGCTCGCATGACAACTCGGGCAAGGACCACCAGCGCCAGGGCGCCGTCTGTCGCGCCGTCGCGGCGCAGGTGCGGGACGGCGAGGGCCGCGTCCTCGGCCTGATGCTGGAGAGCAACCTGCAACCCGGGCGGCAGAATTGGATGCCGGACGAACGGCTCGCCTACGGCGTATCGATCACCGACGCCTGCATCGGCTGGGACGAGACCGAGGCGCTGCTCCACGAGCTCGCCGACTCGACCCCGCGGCGGCGCGCGGCGTGAGCGGCATGCGGCGCCTGATGATCGCGTCGCTGCTGCTGGCGGCGTCGGCGCGGGCGCAAACGCCCGGCAACGACGACGCGACCCGCGCGCTGCTGCAGCGATTGTGCGGTGAGCTCAGCATGCCCTGCGATGCGTGCGGCAAGCATCGCGGGCCGGCCACGCCGGCGCCGACCGCGCGGCCGGCGGGCGACCTGCTCCGACACCCGGCCGACGCCTGGGGTCACGCGGTGCAGATCAGCGTCGGCGGCGAGGGAATCGTCCTCCGGTCGCCGGGCGCCGACGGCGAGTTGGGAACGGCGGACGACATCGTCGCCGCCTGCGGGAAGAACTGACGGGATCACTCCTTGACGTCGGTGCCGGCGCCCTGGAGGGAACCGCCGGCCTTGTTCAGACCCTCGCCGGTCTTTTCCAGCGCCGTGCCGGTGCCGCGCTTGGTGGCGTCCCAACCGTCCTTGGCGACATCCTTGGTCGCGTCCCACCCCTTCTTGGTGTCGGCCTTGATGCCGCGGCCGAGCTCCTCGAAGCCCTGCTTGATCGACGGCTCCTCGGCCAGCGCCGCCGTCGCGGCGGCGAGCATCAGGGTCAGGGCGACGAGGCGGATCCCAGTGGTGGCGCGCATGGCGAGGCTCCTCTTCAGATGCCGGTGACCAGGCGCACGGGGGCGCCGGGACGAAGCGCGGCGAGGCGAGCGGCGATGCGGTCGGTGAGCTGGTCGAGGTCGAGGCCGACCGACGCCAACTGCTCGCCGCGCTGGCCGTGGTCGATGAAGCGATCGGGCAGCGCCAGCAATTCGACGCGGTTGGCGTCGAGCCCCGGCTGGCGGCGGGCGAGCTCGAGAACGGCGGAGCCGAACCCGCCGGCAGCGACGTGGTCCTCGAGGGTGAAGACCACCGGCTGCTCGGCGAGCTCGGCGGCGATCAGGCGCTCGTCGAGCGGCTTGGCGAAGCGGGCGTTGACCACCGCCAGCGTCCGGCCGCTGGTCTCGCGCAGCCGCTGCCGCGCCGCCAGCGCGGCATAGACCATCGGGCCGTAGGCCAGGATGCAGCCGTCGCGGCCATCGGCGACCCGCTCGGCCTCGCCGACGCGGAACGGGGCGTGCGGCAGTTGCGCGCCCGGCGCGGCGCCGCTGCCGCGCGGGAAGCGGATGGCGGTCGGACCGTCGACGGTGAGCGCGAGATCCATCATCGCCGCCAACTCGCCGCTGTCGCGCGGCGCCATCAGGACGAAGTTCGGCAGGCAGCGCAGGTAGGTGATGTCGAAGACGCCGTTGTGGGTCGCGCCGTCGTTGCCGACGACGCCGCCGCGGTCGAGGCAGAAGAGCACCGGCGCGTTCTGCAGCGCCACCTCCTGGAAGAGCTGATCGTAGGCGCGCTGGAGGAAGGTCGAGTAGATCGCCGCGATCGGTCGATGGCCGGCGAGGGCCAGGCCGGCGGCGAGGGCAACCGCGTGCTGCTCGGCCATGCCGACGTCGAGCACGCGCTCGGGGAATCGCTGCTGCACCGGGGTGAGGCCGGTGCCGTCGAGCATGGCCGCGGTGAGCACGACCACCCGCGGGTCGCGTTCGAGCAGCGTACCGGCGTGCGCCGCGAAGGCGGCGGTGAACGTCGGACCGCCCTGGTCGGGGTACTCCGCGATCGCGGCGGCGGCCGGCGGCTGGCTGCCGCTGGCGGCGTGGTAGCAGGTCGCCTCGGGGACATCGTCCCGGTAGCCGCGCCCCTTGGTGGTGATGGCGTGGATCAGCACCGGGCGGCGCATCCAGCGGGTGGCGCGGAAGGCGGTGCGCAGGGCGTCGATGTCGTGGCCGTCGATCGGCCCGTAATAGAAGAACCCGAGCTCCTCGAAGATGATGCCGAGGGCGTGGTGCGGGATGATGCCCTGCAGCGAGTGGTACCAGCGCTGCAGCACGTCGTCGACGTCGTCGCCGACGCCCGGAATGCGGCGGATGGCGCCCTGGATGGTGCGCAGGCGCTGGTTGAGCCAGGTCGAGCTGCGCACCCGCGACAAATAGGCGCTGAGCGCGCCGACGCTCGGGCTGATGCTCATGTTGTTGTCGTTGAGCACCACCACCAGCTCGAGGTCGCGGTAGGCGCCGCCGTGGTTCAGCGCCTCGAAGGCGTTGCCCTCTTGCATCGAGCCGTCGCCGATGACCGCCACCGCCTTGCGGCCGACATCGGCCTCGCTGCCCCGCCAGGCGAGCGCGAAGCCCATCGCCGTTGAGATGCTGGTGCCGCCGTGGCCGGTCTTCACCGTGTCGTACGGCGACTCCTCCGGGTCCGGAAACCCCGACAGCCCCTGCCACTGGCGCAGGGTCGCGAAGCGGTCGCGCCGTCCGGTGAGCAGCTTGTGCGGGTAGCACTGGTGGCCGACGTCCCAGATCAGCTTGTCGCGGTCGTTGAACTGATACTCGGCGAAGAGCGCCAGGGTGAGCTCGACGACGCCGAGACCGGCTCCGAGGTGGCCGCCGGTGCGGGTCACCGAGTCGATGATGAAACGCCGCAGATCGCCGGCCAGCGCCCGCAGGCCGTCGGCGTCCATGTCCTTGACGTCCTGGGGCGAGCCCAGCGCGTCGAGCAATGGGTACGGGGACTCCAGCGGTGCGCGCATCGCCGCCACGCTACACCCGAGCGCGGTCCGCGCCTAGGGAGGGTTCGCGCCCACCGGGGGGACGCCCGCCGGCATAGGCCGACCGGGACGGAACGGGCGCCCTACTTCCCCGGAACGCCGAGCCAGCCGCGGCTCACCATGTCGGACATGGTGAGCAGGATCATGATGGCGAGGAAGAACAGGGACGAGCCGATGACGACCCAGTTGAGCTTCTCGCTGTGCCGCAGCTCCATGAAGAAATACATGACCAGCAGCGCCTTGGCGGAGGCGATGCCGAGCGCGACCGGCGTATTGAGGAACGCCATGTCGAGGAACGCGGCGCCGACGGTGATGGCGGTCAGCCCGAGCAGGGCGACGTACACCGCGATGCAGGTCGAGACCGGCAGCGCGTTGGAGTGATCGGCGGAGTGACCGGCGGAAGCAGACGACATCGCAGCCCCTCAGTGCCGCCCGAGCAGGTAGAGCAGCGGGAAGAGGAAGATCCAGATCAGGTCGACGAAGTGCCAGTAGAGGCCGACCATCTCGACCGGGGTATAGTAGTTGCGATTGAACATCCCCTGGTAGGACCGGACGATGAGCACCAGCAGCAGGCCGGCGCCGACGATCATGTGCAGCGCGTGCAGGCCGGTCATCGCGAAGTAGAGCGAGAAGAAGAGCTGGGCGTTGGTCGGGTCGGCGCCGTGGAACTGGAAGTGCGGCCCCGGCACCAGGTGGTGCTCGAACTTGGCGGCGTACTCGACCACCTTCACCCCGAGGAAGACGAAGCCGAGGATCAGGGTGAGGATGAGATTGACGATCAGCATGCCGCGCTTGCTGACCTGCGCGGCGTGCACCGACAACGCCATGGTCAAGCTGCTGGTCAGCAGCACCAGGGTGTTGAAGGCGCCGAGCGAGATGTCCAGCTCGTGGCTGCCGGCGTGGAAGGCCTCCGGAAAGGCGGTGCGGTACACCACGTAGGCGGTGAAGAGGCCGCCGAAGAACATGACCTCCTGGGCGAGGAAGAACCACATGCCCAGGGTCGACGCGTCATGCTGCTGCTCCGCGTCGTCGAAGTGGTGCGCGACGTAGGGCGCCGTCTGCTCAAGCAACGGACACCTCCTCCAGGTCTTCCGCCGTTCCGTAGGTGTACGGTTCCGCGGTCACGATCGGCTGTTCGGCGAAGTTCTCGGTCGGCGGCGGCGAGGGCGTCGTCCACTCCAGCCCGGTCGCGCCCCAGGGATTGTTGGCCGCCTTGGGACCGAACTTCAGCGACCACAACAGGTAGCAGAACGGCAGCAGATAGCCGACGGCGAGGATCGAGGCGCCGGCCGTGGACATCACGTTCAGCACCTGGAACTCGGCCGGATAGGCGTGGTAGCGCCGCGGCATGCCGAGATAGCCGAGCAGGAACTGGGGGAAGAACGTCAGGTTGAAGCCGATGAAGACGATCACCGCCGCCACCCGCGCCGGCATCTCGGGATACATGCGGCCGAACATCTTCGGCCACCAGAAGTGCAGGCCGCCGAGGAACGCCAGCACCGCGCCGCCGACCATGATGTAGTGGAAGTGGGCGACCACGAAGTAGGTGTCGTGGACGTGCAGGTCGAGCCCGATCGCCGCCAGGAACAGACCGGTGAGGCCACCGACGGTGAACAGGCCGATGAAGCCGAGGGCGTAGAGCATCGGCGCCTCGAAGGAGATGGCGCCGCGGTACAGGGTGGCCGACCAGTTGAACACCTTGACCGCCGACGGGATGGCGACGGCGAAGCTGAGGATCGAGAAGATGAGCGCGGCGTACACCGACTGGCTGCTGGTGAACAGGTGGTGGCCCCAGACGACGAAGCCGAGCACCGCGATGGCGAGACTCGACATGGCGATGAAGCTGTAGCCGAAGATCGGCTTGCGCGCGAAGCAGGTGATGATCTCGCTGATCACGCCCATGCCGGGCAGGATCATGATGTAGACGGCGGGGTGCGAGTAGAACCAGAACAGGTGCTGGAAGAGGACCGGGTCGCCGCCGAGCGCCGGATCGAAGATGCCGATGTGCAGGCCGCGCTCGATCGCCACCAGGAAGATGGTGATGGCGATCACCGGCGTGCCGAGCACCATGATGAGGCTGGTGGCGTAGTGCGCCCAGATGAACAGCGGCAGGCGGAACCAGGTGAGACCGGGGGCCCGCATGCGGTGGATGGTGACGATGAAGTTGAGGCCGGTGAGGATCGAGGCGAAGCCGGTGATGAAGATGCCGACCGCGGCCAGCATCACGTTGGTGACCGAGTACGAGGTCGAGTACGGCGTATAGAAGGTCCAGCCGGTGTCGACGCCGCCGAAGATCATCGCCGCCAGCGCGAACGCGCCGCCGAGGATGAAGACGTACCAGCTCAGCAGGTTGATGCGGGGGAAGGCGAGGTCGCGGGCGCCGATCATCATCGGCACCAGGAAGTTGCCGAGCGTGGCCGGGATCGAGGGCACGAGGAAGAAGAAGACCATCACCACGCCGTGCATGGTGAAGAACTTGTTGTACGTATCGGCCTGCAGCAGGTCGCCCTTCGGGGTCAGCAGCTCGAGCCGCACCCCGGCGGCGAAGAGGCCGCCCAGGATGAAGAAGACGGTGACCGAGATCAGGTAGAGGACGGCGATCCGCTTGTGGTCGACGGTGAGCAGCCACGAGGCGACGCTGTAATCGGCGTTGAGGTAGCTGCGTCGCATGCGCTCCGCGGGCGGCGCCCCGGCGGCGACGGGCTTGAGTGCTGGAGTGGCCATGCGTCGTCCTTTCAGGAAGCGCTGTCGGCGCCGACGGGCGCGGTCTGCGCCACGCCCTGTCCGCTGGCCGGTGCGCCCTTGTCGAGCGACTTGATGTACTGAATGAGCTGCATCACCTGCTCTTCGCTGAGCTGCCCCTGGAAGGTCGGCATCACCGGCTGGAAGCCCTGCACGATCTTGGCGGTCGGATTGAGGATCGACTCGCGGACGTAGGCCTCGTCGGCCAGCACCTCGCTGCCGTCGCTGAGCTTGACCATGTGCCCGAACACGCCGACCAGTGACGGCCCGAGGCCGCCGCCCTGCGGCAGGTGGCAGGTGGCGCAGGCCCTGGCGGTGAAGAGCGCCTCGCCCGCGGCGACCGGCGACGCGGCGGCGCCCGCCGGGGCCGATACCGCGGCGGCGGCCGGGTGCCCCGGCGGTTGCGGCGCCGGCGGCTGCTCGGACAACCACTTCTCGAACGCCGCCGGCTCCATGACGACGATCTTGCCGATCATGCCGGAGTGCTCGGTGCCGCAGTACTCGGCGCAGAACAGGTGGTACTCGCCGACCTTGGTCGCCTCGAACCACGAGGTGGTGTAGCGGCCGGGCAGGACGTCGAACTTCATGCGGAAGGCCGGGATGTAGAAGCTGTGGATCACGTCCTCGGACGTCATCGTCAGCTTCACGGCCTGGCCGATCGGGACGTGCAGCTCGTTGATCTCGCGCCGCCCCTCCATGTGCTGCAGCTTCCACATCCACTGCTTGCCGACCACGAACACCTCGTGGGCGTTGTCGGGCGGGCGCGAGAAACCGAAGAACAGCCACACGCCCCAGGCGAAGATCACCATGGTGATGCCGAACGGGATCACGGACCAGGCGATCTCGAGCAGGGTCGAGCCGTGGATGTGATGCCCGACGTCCTGCGGATTGCGGCGGCGGAAGCGGATCGAGAAGCCGACCAGCATCGCGGCGATGATGACGCCGAAGAACAGGCTGACGGCGATCAGGAAGAGATAGAAGTAGTCGACCTGGGCGGCCATGGTCGACGCCTGCTCGGGAAACAGCGGAAAATCGTAGGCGCGCATCATCGTCTCACTGCCGGGCCGGCCCGGTGCTTGGCTTGGCCGCCGTCGCTGCGCCCGTCCCGCCGCGGCGGTCCTGGCGCCAGGTGCGGAACATGAACCCGCCGAGCGCGAGGAGGGTGAGGATGCCGCCGATGCGGATGGCGGTCATCACCTCGCTGGTGTACCGCCCCGTCGACGGATCGTACTGGAAGCAGAACAGCATCAACTGGTCGACCGGCGAGCCGATCTTGCCGTCGGCGGCCTCCATCAGCCCGAACTTGAGATCGCGGGGCGCGGGCTCGACGCCGTAGAAGTAGCGCGAGAGGATGCCGTCCGGCGTCAGCACGAACACCCCGGCGGCGTGCGCGAACTGCTTCTTGTCCGGCAGGTAGGTGTAGCGGAAGCCGACCGCGTCGGTGAGCTGTTTGATCGACGCTTCGTCGCCCGTGAGGAAGTGCCAGCCCCGTTCGGCGCCCGGGCGGCGATACTCCTGCAGGTAGGTCGCCTTCTTCCTGGCGGCGAGCTCCGGCGTGTCCGTGGGGTCGAAGCTGACGGTGATGACGTCGAACTCGTTGCCGGCGTCGAACGGCAGGGCGCGCATGGCGCTCACCAGGCCATTGAGCACCAGCGTGCAGAGCATCGGGCACTCGTAGTACGCGAGCGACAGAATCACCGGCTTGCCGCGCATCAGGCTGCGCAGCGTCACGGTCTCGCCGGCCTCGTTGCGGAACGGGAGATCGAGCGGAACCGGCTGATTGAGGTGCTGGTCGATGCCGACGTCGCGCAGCTCGGGCGGGCGGACCTCGCTCGGCTGGCCGCGCCGATCGGCATCGCGATCGACGGGACCGCCGCCCTCGAAGGCGCGCGCGTTCAGCGGTGCCGCGAGCACCGCGAGCGCGAGCGCGAGCGCCGTGCTGGCTCGCCTCATTGTGGCGCCGCCCCCGTGCCCCCGGCGCGCGAGGCGAGGATGTCGATGGCGCGGTCGATCGGAATGTGGACCGTGCCGGCGCTCTGGTCGACCCATCCGTAGGTCGTGAGACGCTCGGTCTCGGCCTTGCGCAGCTCGTCGAGGTCCTTGAGCGGATGCGCCTGCAACCGCGGCTGGGGCGGCACCCGTGGCCCCTCCGCCGCGGCCAGCGGATTGGCGGGCGGGCTCATGCGCGCTTCCTGGCGGGCCAGCAGGTGGTACAGGCCCAACATCGCGACGGCGGACAGCACGAGCGCGACCATCAGTCCGATGCCGGCGATCACCACCGGGCGCAGGACGGTGTTGTCTTCCTCGTGCGCGTGCGGCGCGTGGCCGGACTCGCTGACTCCCTGCGGCAGGCTCATGCGGCGGCCTCCAGCGGCAGGGCCGGATCGCGCAGCGGGAGCACCGGCCGGCCCTGCAGTTGCCACAGGAACGCCGCCAGCCAGACGCCGCCGACCCCGAGGACCGCCGCGACATCCATCCAGTGCAGCACGAACTTCCCGGGCGAGAAGGCGGGAACGATCATCCAGTACAGGTCCACCAGGCGCATGAACAGCATCAACAGGGCGACGATGATCAGGCGCCGCGGGTTCTTCTTCAGCTTCCGCGACAGCAGCACGAAGAACGGCAGGAAGAAGTGGAAGAGCGGCAGCGCCACCGCGATCACGCCCCAGCCGCCGGCGATGCGCTTGAGGTACCAGGGCGTCTCCTCCGGGATGTTGCCCGACCAGACGATCAGGAACTGCGAGAACGCGAAGTAGGCGTAGATCATGACGAACGCCAGCAGCATCTTGCCGAGGTCGTGGAAGCGCTCGGCGGTGGCGACGTGCGCCACCGGCTCGTGCTCGACCAGGAGGGTGAGGACGGCGATCGCGAAGGCGAAGGCGCTCAGCACCTGGCCGCCGATCACGAGCAGGCCGTAGATGGTCGAGTACCAGTGCGGCTCGAGCGACATCATCCAGTCGACCGCGGCGAAGGTCATGGTCAGCGCGTAGAGCACGATCGCCCCGCGCCCGAGGAGCTGCAGCGTGCGAACCAGGCTCGGGTTGCCGGTGGCGTCCTGGGCCAGCGAGTAGCGCAGCATCAGGCGGCCGAAGCCGATCCAGATGGCGAAATAGATGATCGCGCGGACGATGAAGAACTCCGGGTTGAGGTACCAGGACGCCTTGAACTGGAGCAGCTTGCTCTTCTCGACATGGTGCGGATCGGCCCACGAGTAGAGGTCGTGCATGCCGAACACGATGGGCAGGAACAGCACCACCACCAGCGGCAGGGTGCGGATGCCGGCCTCGCAGATGCGCCGGATGACGATGCCCCAGCGGCCGCCGGCGACGTGGTTGAGCGCCACCAGTCCGAAGCAGCCGAAGGCGATGCCGCCCCAGAACATGAAGGCGACGAGATAGGAGCGGAAGAACTGCTCGCGATCGACCAGCGCGCCGGCGCCGAGCACCGCCAGGCCGAGGACGCCGAGGCCGAGCAGCGCGCTCGGACCGCGCCGCAGGACGTGGTTCTCGGGCAGGGAGAAGGTCGCCTGCAGGGTGCTCATCGCGCCGCTCCCAACTTGGCGCGCTCGTCGGCGGGGACGTCGGCGAGCGTGGCGTTCTGGCTCAACTGCAGCGCGCGGATGTAGGCGACGATCGCCCAGCGATCGCGCGCCGGCACCTGCGCCGCGTAGCCGGGCATGGTGGCGAAGCCGTTGGTCATCACCTGGAAGAAGTAGCCGTCGGGCACCGCGCGCAGGCGCGGGTCGTGGAACGAGGGCGGCTGCTTGTAGCCGCGCTGCACGATCATGCCCTCGCCGCTGCCGGTGCGGTCATGGCAGGGCGTGCAGTAGATGTTGAAGCGCTCCTGGCCCCGCCGCAGCACCTCGAGGCCCGAGCCGAGCGGGTTGGTCGCCACCGGCGCGCCGTTGCTGACGCCCTGGAAGAACGCCTCGTCCTCGTCGAGATGGCCGCGCGCCACCACGCCCTCGACCAGCGGCCGCGAGGCGCGTTGATCGGGGAAGAACGGATTGTGGGCGAAGGCCCGGTACTTCGGCTGGTTGTGCATGTCCTGCCGGCAGCCGGCGAGGAGCGGCGACAGCACCGCGGCGGCGAGGACGACGCGCGCGACGATCGAACAGCGCATCAGCGTTCGACCTGCGACACCTGCGTCGGATGCAGGCGCGACAGGAAGCTCCAGGTCTGGTCGAGATCGAACTTCGGATCGGTCGATTCGATGCAGAGGAAGAAGCGATCGCGCGAGGCGAGCGCGAAGCGCTTCTCGTTGAACACCGGATGGTAGGGCATCGGGAAGCCGTTGAGCCCGAGCATGCCGAACACCGCCGTCAGCGAGGCCAGCAGCACCGTGCACTCGAAGGTGATCGGGATGAACGCCGGCCAACTGTTGAGCGGCTTGCCGCCGACGTTCAGCGGATAGATCACCGTCGAGGTGAAGTAGGCGAGCGAGAAGCCGGCGACGCCGCCGATGATGCCGCCCATCAGCACCAGGAACGGCAGCCAGTTGCGGCGGTGCGGCATCGCCTCTTCCAGTTCCTCGATGGGGAACGGCGTGTAGCAGTCGTACTGCGTGTACCCCGCCCTGGTGGCCTGTTCCGCCGCCTCGACCAACTCGGCCGGGCTGTGGAACTCGGCCATCAGGCCGAAGATCAGCGGGTCTCCCGCGGTCTTGGCGTGCGCCGCGCTCATTCTTGATGCCCCCCGTTGACCTTCGCCTCAGGCAGCAAGGTGCGCACCTCGAAGATCGAGATCATCGGCAGCAGGCGGATGAACAGGAACAGCAGGGTGGTGAAGAGGCCGAGGGTGCCGATGAACGTCGACCAGTCCCAGAAGGTCGGGTAGTACATGCCCCAGGATGACGGCAGGAAGTCGCGCGACAGGCTGACCGGGATGATGATGAAGCGCTCCAGCCACATGCCGATGCTGACGATGATCGAGATGAAGAACAGCCAGCCGAGACTGGAGCGGATGCGCTGGAACCACAGCAACTGGATCGAGACGATGTTGCAGAAGATGAGCATCCAGTAGAGCGGCGCGTAGGGGCCCCCGAAACGGTTCATCATCAGGGCGATCTCGAACTTGTTGCCGCCGTAGAACGCCATGAAGGTCTCGACCATGTAGCCGTAGCCCACGACCAGGCCGGTCGCGAGCGTGATGCGGCCCATGTAGTCGAAGTGCCGCATGGTCACGAAATCCTCGAGCCCGTAATACTTGCGCAGCGGGATGGCGATGATCATCACCATCGCGAAGCCGGCGAAGATGGCGCCGGCGACGAAGTACGGCGGGAACACCGTCGCGTGCCAGCCCGGCACCTGGCCGACGGCGAAGTCGAAGGACACGATGGTGTGGACCGAGAGCACCAGCGGCGTCGAGAGGGCGGCGAGCAGCAGGTACGCCGTCTCGTAGCGGTGCCAGTGCTGCGCCGAGCCGCGCCAGCCCATCGCCAGGGCGCCATAGATGGTCCTGCCGATCGGCTTCTCCGAGCGGTCGCGCAGGGTCGCCAGGTCGGGGATCAGGCCGACGAACCAGAACAGCAGCGACACCGTCGCATAGGTCGACACCGCGAACACGTCCCAGATCAGCGGGCTGCGGAAGTTCGGCCACATGCCCATCGTGTTCGGGTAGGGCAGCAGCCAGTAGGCGAGCCAGGGACGGCCGGTGTGGATGACCGGGTACATGCCGGCGCAGGCGACGGCGAACAGGGTCATGGCCTCGGCGAAGCGGTTGATCGACGTCCGCCACGT
Coding sequences within it:
- a CDS encoding 3-deoxy-7-phosphoheptulonate synthase, with amino-acid sequence MHHSEAIEDRNLAALRPLPPPRDVKAALPLTDAAASTVLAGRAAIRDVLHGRDTHRLVVIVGPCSIHDPDAALDYARRLRRVADATRDSLVLVMRTYFEKPRTTVGWKGLINDPLLDGSCDLPAGLHLARRILLDINGMGIACAGEMLDPIVPQYIADLLSWVAIGARTTESQTHREMASGLSMPVGFKNGTDGGLQVALNAMISARHPHSFLGIDRNGAVSVVQTTGNPDRHIVLRGGAGDPNYGPEAIARAARLLADEAIARPIMIDCSHDNSGKDHQRQGAVCRAVAAQVRDGEGRVLGLMLESNLQPGRQNWMPDERLAYGVSITDACIGWDETEALLHELADSTPRRRAA
- the dxs gene encoding 1-deoxy-D-xylulose-5-phosphate synthase; the encoded protein is MRAPLESPYPLLDALGSPQDVKDMDADGLRALAGDLRRFIIDSVTRTGGHLGAGLGVVELTLALFAEYQFNDRDKLIWDVGHQCYPHKLLTGRRDRFATLRQWQGLSGFPDPEESPYDTVKTGHGGTSISTAMGFALAWRGSEADVGRKAVAVIGDGSMQEGNAFEALNHGGAYRDLELVVVLNDNNMSISPSVGALSAYLSRVRSSTWLNQRLRTIQGAIRRIPGVGDDVDDVLQRWYHSLQGIIPHHALGIIFEELGFFYYGPIDGHDIDALRTAFRATRWMRRPVLIHAITTKGRGYRDDVPEATCYHAASGSQPPAAAAIAEYPDQGGPTFTAAFAAHAGTLLERDPRVVVLTAAMLDGTGLTPVQQRFPERVLDVGMAEQHAVALAAGLALAGHRPIAAIYSTFLQRAYDQLFQEVALQNAPVLFCLDRGGVVGNDGATHNGVFDITYLRCLPNFVLMAPRDSGELAAMMDLALTVDGPTAIRFPRGSGAAPGAQLPHAPFRVGEAERVADGRDGCILAYGPMVYAALAARQRLRETSGRTLAVVNARFAKPLDERLIAAELAEQPVVFTLEDHVAAGGFGSAVLELARRQPGLDANRVELLALPDRFIDHGQRGEQLASVGLDLDQLTDRIAARLAALRPGAPVRLVTGI
- a CDS encoding cytochrome C oxidase subunit IV family protein, with the protein product MSSASAGHSADHSNALPVSTCIAVYVALLGLTAITVGAAFLDMAFLNTPVALGIASAKALLVMYFFMELRHSEKLNWVVIGSSLFFLAIMILLTMSDMVSRGWLGVPGK
- a CDS encoding cytochrome c oxidase subunit 3 family protein, which encodes MWFFLAQEVMFFGGLFTAYVVYRTAFPEAFHAGSHELDISLGAFNTLVLLTSSLTMALSVHAAQVSKRGMLIVNLILTLILGFVFLGVKVVEYAAKFEHHLVPGPHFQFHGADPTNAQLFFSLYFAMTGLHALHMIVGAGLLLVLIVRSYQGMFNRNYYTPVEMVGLYWHFVDLIWIFLFPLLYLLGRH
- the ctaD gene encoding cytochrome c oxidase subunit I → MATPALKPVAAGAPPAERMRRSYLNADYSVASWLLTVDHKRIAVLYLISVTVFFILGGLFAAGVRLELLTPKGDLLQADTYNKFFTMHGVVMVFFFLVPSIPATLGNFLVPMMIGARDLAFPRINLLSWYVFILGGAFALAAMIFGGVDTGWTFYTPYSTSYSVTNVMLAAVGIFITGFASILTGLNFIVTIHRMRAPGLTWFRLPLFIWAHYATSLIMVLGTPVIAITIFLVAIERGLHIGIFDPALGGDPVLFQHLFWFYSHPAVYIMILPGMGVISEIITCFARKPIFGYSFIAMSSLAIAVLGFVVWGHHLFTSSQSVYAALIFSILSFAVAIPSAVKVFNWSATLYRGAISFEAPMLYALGFIGLFTVGGLTGLFLAAIGLDLHVHDTYFVVAHFHYIMVGGAVLAFLGGLHFWWPKMFGRMYPEMPARVAAVIVFIGFNLTFFPQFLLGYLGMPRRYHAYPAEFQVLNVMSTAGASILAVGYLLPFCYLLWSLKFGPKAANNPWGATGLEWTTPSPPPTENFAEQPIVTAEPYTYGTAEDLEEVSVA
- the coxB gene encoding cytochrome c oxidase subunit II; translation: MRAYDFPLFPEQASTMAAQVDYFYLFLIAVSLFFGVIIAAMLVGFSIRFRRRNPQDVGHHIHGSTLLEIAWSVIPFGITMVIFAWGVWLFFGFSRPPDNAHEVFVVGKQWMWKLQHMEGRREINELHVPIGQAVKLTMTSEDVIHSFYIPAFRMKFDVLPGRYTTSWFEATKVGEYHLFCAEYCGTEHSGMIGKIVVMEPAAFEKWLSEQPPAPQPPGHPAAAAVSAPAGAAASPVAAGEALFTARACATCHLPQGGGLGPSLVGVFGHMVKLSDGSEVLADEAYVRESILNPTAKIVQGFQPVMPTFQGQLSEEQVMQLIQYIKSLDKGAPASGQGVAQTAPVGADSAS
- a CDS encoding SCO family protein — translated: MRRASTALALALAVLAAPLNARAFEGGGPVDRDADRRGQPSEVRPPELRDVGIDQHLNQPVPLDLPFRNEAGETVTLRSLMRGKPVILSLAYYECPMLCTLVLNGLVSAMRALPFDAGNEFDVITVSFDPTDTPELAARKKATYLQEYRRPGAERGWHFLTGDEASIKQLTDAVGFRYTYLPDKKQFAHAAGVFVLTPDGILSRYFYGVEPAPRDLKFGLMEAADGKIGSPVDQLMLFCFQYDPSTGRYTSEVMTAIRIGGILTLLALGGFMFRTWRQDRRGGTGAATAAKPSTGPARQ
- a CDS encoding cytochrome c, whose protein sequence is MRCSIVARVVLAAAVLSPLLAGCRQDMHNQPKYRAFAHNPFFPDQRASRPLVEGVVARGHLDEDEAFFQGVSNGAPVATNPLGSGLEVLRRGQERFNIYCTPCHDRTGSGEGMIVQRGYKQPPSFHDPRLRAVPDGYFFQVMTNGFATMPGYAAQVPARDRWAIVAYIRALQLSQNATLADVPADERAKLGAAR
- a CDS encoding DUF3341 domain-containing protein, yielding MAEFHSPAELVEAAEQATRAGYTQYDCYTPFPIEELEEAMPHRRNWLPFLVLMGGIIGGVAGFSLAYFTSTVIYPLNVGGKPLNSWPAFIPITFECTVLLASLTAVFGMLGLNGFPMPYHPVFNEKRFALASRDRFFLCIESTDPKFDLDQTWSFLSRLHPTQVSQVER